Proteins from one Methanobacterium aggregans genomic window:
- a CDS encoding DUF2115 family protein, whose translation MKFNFDKPLKQVELVEMLKNEADEISVRDIMEIYTEMNREGKYVQKSYHDEYIKFYIKSYLKYLKDLKTDETPYSSYVDMEKLRNTVDHLESLFERHEKYSKPRLKKVLYVTTLYPTFVLEEPIHIIGSQFPGGLKVKKEGETYLCPVKEKQEESPNALCKFCIAEQDEDV comes from the coding sequence ATGAAATTCAACTTTGACAAACCACTTAAGCAGGTTGAGCTTGTTGAGATGCTTAAAAATGAGGCAGATGAAATTTCAGTAAGGGACATAATGGAAATTTACACTGAGATGAACAGGGAAGGAAAGTACGTTCAGAAGAGCTACCATGATGAGTACATCAAATTCTACATCAAATCCTATCTAAAATATTTAAAAGATTTAAAAACCGATGAAACTCCCTACAGCTCCTATGTGGATATGGAAAAGTTACGAAACACCGTGGACCATCTGGAAAGCCTGTTTGAGCGCCATGAAAAATATTCAAAGCCCCGTTTAAAAAAGGTGCTTTACGTAACAACCCTTTACCCAACCTTCGTACTGGAAGAACCAATACACATCATAGGATCACAGTTTCCCGGAGGTTTAAAGGTTAAAAAAGAGGGTGAAACCTACTTGTGTCCTGTAAAAGAGAAACAGGAAGAAAGCCCAAATGCCCTCTGCAAATTCTGTATTGCAGAGCAGGACGAGGATGTTTGA
- a CDS encoding MJ0307 family thioredoxin — MLNEVKKEVKDMVVKVEVFTSPSCPYCPMAVELVEEVKKDMGGELEVEKIDISINQEKAVEYGLMAVPAIALNGVVKFVGAPSKEELVAAIKEETG, encoded by the coding sequence GTGTTAAATGAGGTTAAAAAAGAGGTGAAAGATATGGTAGTTAAAGTTGAAGTGTTTACATCCCCATCCTGTCCCTACTGTCCAATGGCAGTTGAACTTGTAGAAGAAGTTAAAAAGGATATGGGTGGCGAGTTGGAAGTGGAAAAAATCGACATATCCATCAACCAGGAAAAAGCAGTTGAATACGGATTAATGGCCGTACCTGCAATCGCCTTAAATGGTGTTGTAAAATTTGTGGGTGCACCAAGTAAGGAAGAACTTGTAGCAGCCATCAAAGAAGAAACTGGATAA
- the sppA gene encoding signal peptide peptidase SppA, translating to MDKNTKIVLTVIGGGLTVLLLLMLSFVAYVGSSADGNPFGDTVAVIPLQGEIGYGSSSVLSSEVATPETFKDELSQAEEDSSVSAILVEVNSPGGTPVASEEIMETIKDSKKPVVVWISDVGASGAYLASTSADKIVASPSSMVGSIGVIMDMTDLSGLYQKLGIYKYSIKAGEYKDMGADYRNLTSEERSMLQSMVDQDYAHFISIVATNRHLNETYVESVAGGKIYTGTQAKDLKLVDDTGSKEHALDLAARLGGIEGEYNVETITPPTNFEDILSSVSSSLAYSLGKGIGSNLKEGAIEYIFQ from the coding sequence ATGGATAAAAATACGAAAATAGTTTTAACAGTGATTGGTGGAGGATTAACTGTACTATTACTGCTTATGTTATCATTTGTTGCCTACGTTGGCAGTTCCGCCGATGGAAACCCCTTTGGAGACACAGTTGCAGTTATACCACTTCAGGGAGAGATTGGATATGGATCATCCAGTGTTCTCAGCAGTGAAGTTGCAACGCCTGAAACATTTAAGGATGAACTATCCCAGGCAGAGGAGGACAGTTCAGTGAGCGCAATCCTCGTTGAAGTTAACAGTCCCGGAGGAACACCAGTGGCCAGTGAAGAAATCATGGAGACAATTAAAGATTCTAAAAAACCTGTTGTTGTCTGGATAAGTGATGTTGGTGCTTCAGGGGCCTACCTTGCATCAACATCTGCAGATAAAATAGTGGCAAGTCCATCCTCCATGGTTGGAAGCATAGGGGTTATCATGGACATGACGGATCTCTCAGGCCTCTACCAGAAGCTGGGAATATACAAGTACTCCATAAAAGCCGGAGAATACAAGGACATGGGTGCAGATTACCGTAATTTAACATCTGAAGAAAGGAGTATGCTTCAGTCAATGGTGGATCAGGATTACGCCCATTTCATAAGTATCGTTGCAACCAACAGACATCTGAACGAAACCTACGTTGAAAGTGTTGCAGGGGGAAAAATATATACAGGCACACAGGCTAAAGATTTAAAGCTTGTAGATGATACTGGTAGTAAGGAACATGCACTGGATCTTGCAGCCCGGCTGGGTGGAATAGAAGGTGAGTACAACGTGGAAACCATAACCCCACCTACAAACTTTGAAGACATACTCAGCAGTGTTTCATCAAGCTTAGCCTATTCCCTTGGTAAAGGAATTGGAAGCAACCTGAAAGAAGGTGCAATTGAGTACATATTCCAATAG
- the cbiD gene encoding cobalt-precorrin-5B (C(1))-methyltransferase CbiD: MHEEEYGITTGSAATGAALAALLSIKKDVKVVKIQTPITQLDIEVESSQKLTETSGRASVIKRPYNDPDVTRNLEFFADLTLKKEQGITVEGGDGVGRVTKPGLQVPVGEAAINPVPRDMIQSNLQRVLDKEFPGYSGAEVIISVPEGRETAKRTMNSRLGIVDGISILGTTGIARSMSVESYRKSFKCQMDVSLAEGYDELIFVPGNIGEKLAMKLLDVHEDEVVQMSNFVGYMLSEAESAGVNRITLFGHAGKLIKIAAGIFNTKHSVADGRREVIMAHAALQGAGCKVVRKIFDSNTTEEMIDVLNEFNMVLPVFNSIADSIKDICSAKYQMDFDVVILRMDGTVLNENHAIRVKSVEDP; this comes from the coding sequence ATTCATGAGGAAGAATACGGGATCACAACAGGCAGCGCTGCAACAGGAGCTGCCCTTGCAGCACTTCTATCCATAAAGAAGGATGTGAAGGTTGTGAAGATCCAGACCCCCATCACCCAGCTGGATATAGAGGTGGAAAGCTCCCAGAAGCTAACTGAAACATCTGGAAGGGCTTCAGTGATAAAAAGGCCCTACAACGACCCTGATGTTACAAGAAACCTTGAATTCTTTGCAGACCTGACCCTGAAAAAAGAGCAGGGAATAACTGTGGAGGGTGGTGATGGTGTTGGAAGGGTTACAAAACCAGGACTCCAGGTTCCAGTTGGAGAGGCAGCAATCAATCCTGTTCCACGTGATATGATACAATCCAACCTCCAAAGGGTTCTTGATAAGGAATTTCCTGGTTACAGTGGTGCTGAAGTTATTATATCAGTTCCAGAGGGCAGGGAAACTGCGAAAAGGACCATGAATTCCCGTCTTGGAATTGTTGATGGAATTTCCATACTTGGAACAACTGGTATTGCCCGTTCAATGTCAGTTGAAAGTTACAGGAAATCCTTCAAGTGTCAGATGGATGTTTCCCTGGCTGAGGGCTATGATGAACTCATCTTCGTACCAGGCAACATTGGTGAAAAACTTGCAATGAAACTTCTGGATGTTCATGAGGATGAGGTGGTTCAGATGAGCAACTTCGTGGGTTACATGCTCTCTGAAGCAGAATCAGCAGGTGTTAATAGGATCACACTCTTTGGACATGCAGGCAAGCTCATCAAGATCGCTGCAGGCATATTCAACACCAAGCACAGTGTTGCAGACGGCAGGCGTGAGGTCATAATGGCACATGCAGCTCTTCAGGGTGCAGGTTGTAAAGTTGTGAGGAAGATATTTGATTCCAACACAACCGAGGAAATGATAGACGTTCTCAATGAATTTAACATGGTTCTCCCTGTTTTCAACAGCATTGCAGATTCAATTAAAGACATCTGCAGTGCCAAGTATCAGATGGACTTCGATGTGGTGATACTGAGGATGGATGGGACCGTGCTGAACGAAAACCATGCTATAAGGGTTAAGTCTGTGGAGGATCCCTGA
- the moaC gene encoding cyclic pyranopterin monophosphate synthase MoaC — protein MGEKTFTHLTEGGVHMVEVGDKPVVRRTATARGKIYLKESTVDLIKNEEIKKGNVLTTAQIAAISAVKSTHHTIPLCHSLKITGIEVEFNVELDTIGVEVSVRCDGKTGVEMEALTGVSVGLLTIWDMVKSVEKDDDGQYPSTKISDIEVVRKEKVGL, from the coding sequence ATGGGTGAAAAAACGTTTACACATCTTACAGAGGGTGGTGTTCACATGGTTGAGGTTGGAGACAAACCAGTTGTGAGGAGAACAGCCACTGCAAGGGGTAAAATCTATTTAAAAGAAAGTACTGTGGATCTCATTAAAAATGAGGAGATAAAAAAGGGTAACGTACTTACAACTGCACAGATAGCTGCCATCAGTGCCGTGAAATCAACCCATCACACCATACCCCTCTGCCACTCACTGAAAATAACTGGTATTGAAGTGGAATTCAACGTAGAACTTGACACCATAGGTGTAGAGGTCAGTGTCCGGTGCGATGGAAAAACAGGCGTTGAAATGGAAGCACTTACAGGAGTCAGTGTTGGACTTCTAACCATATGGGACATGGTTAAAAGTGTTGAAAAGGATGATGATGGCCAGTATCCATCAACGAAGATTTCAGACATCGAAGTTGTGAGGAAGGAGAAGGTGGGACTTTGA
- a CDS encoding DEAD/DEAH box helicase, with amino-acid sequence MITMETINKEIREIIKDSYPNIKELNPAQKAVVDSGYLKEDTNYIIAIPTASGKTLLGVMAALNTVLKGGKAVYAVPLISIQNEKVKEFKEFEKFGIKVGKHPSSSDIAVMVFESFDAVTRFSWNTLREVDLLIIDEFHMIGEYSRGPTIECAITRSRILNPGMRMVALSATLQNMPELSSWMDAHVVQHDYRPVPLYKDVLTTEEMGLKNKNDVILKILNTSMEEESQALVFVSTRRFTESLANHISGKIKRKISPEKRKAFKEVADKILDVPKRRGTLPTAVCLKLAECVENGVAFHHAGLFDKQKEIIEDEFRAGNLLMITATPSLMYGVNLPSKNVVIRDYTRWTGQGPQPIPVFDYEQMSGRAGRPGYDDEGYSYLIAKSVDEAFNLKEHYIYGEIETTNSKLIENKDAVYKQIITQVASTLAKNPQEILQFFNTTFYGFQMSNNEYLSAFSSDSMEYEVNEALEFLMQNGIIRATPDGLKATDFGMLIAKSNYTVETAVKLREFARSGDIESSKLLYEISRTPDIPVISFKGRKSKDPVRERLSKAGIFAVDMGLSEATAATLMEWLDERSEYEIENAFNVYAASTRRTSYEASLLVKFFRRICEVMGIYTGLDQLDLLSARLYYGVKEDLVPMVLSIKRLGRRRARALVDAFGTDLRYVSREELLRIEGIGPKTAESILKWCRE; translated from the coding sequence TTGATCACCATGGAAACTATAAATAAGGAAATCAGAGAGATTATAAAGGATTCTTATCCAAATATAAAGGAGTTGAACCCTGCACAGAAGGCTGTGGTTGATTCTGGATATTTGAAGGAGGACACCAACTACATCATTGCCATTCCAACTGCCAGTGGAAAAACCCTTCTGGGAGTTATGGCCGCCCTCAACACAGTGCTGAAGGGAGGTAAAGCAGTTTATGCCGTGCCCCTTATATCCATCCAGAACGAGAAGGTTAAGGAGTTCAAGGAATTTGAAAAGTTCGGTATCAAAGTTGGGAAGCATCCTTCATCCTCTGATATTGCTGTTATGGTTTTTGAATCCTTCGATGCAGTGACACGTTTTTCATGGAACACCCTGCGTGAGGTTGACCTTCTCATCATCGATGAATTTCACATGATAGGGGAGTACTCAAGGGGTCCAACCATTGAATGTGCAATAACCCGTTCAAGGATATTGAACCCTGGTATGAGGATGGTTGCACTTTCAGCAACACTGCAGAACATGCCTGAGCTTTCCTCATGGATGGATGCACATGTTGTTCAGCATGATTACCGTCCTGTTCCACTCTACAAGGATGTGCTCACAACCGAGGAGATGGGACTTAAAAACAAAAATGATGTGATCCTCAAGATACTGAACACTTCCATGGAGGAAGAATCCCAGGCCCTTGTGTTTGTATCCACACGGAGATTCACTGAATCCCTTGCAAACCATATTTCAGGAAAGATAAAACGGAAAATATCCCCTGAAAAGAGGAAGGCCTTTAAGGAGGTTGCAGACAAGATACTGGACGTTCCCAAAAGGAGGGGAACCCTTCCAACTGCTGTTTGCCTGAAGCTTGCAGAGTGTGTTGAGAATGGAGTGGCCTTCCACCATGCTGGTTTATTTGACAAGCAGAAGGAGATCATTGAGGATGAGTTTCGTGCAGGAAACCTCCTCATGATCACCGCAACCCCCAGTTTGATGTACGGTGTGAACCTCCCATCTAAAAACGTTGTTATACGTGATTACACCCGCTGGACAGGGCAGGGACCCCAGCCCATACCTGTCTTTGACTACGAGCAGATGTCAGGAAGGGCTGGAAGGCCAGGCTACGATGATGAGGGATACTCTTACCTCATTGCCAAGAGTGTTGATGAAGCCTTCAACCTCAAGGAGCATTACATCTACGGGGAAATAGAAACAACGAATTCCAAACTTATAGAGAACAAGGATGCTGTTTACAAGCAGATAATAACCCAGGTGGCATCAACCCTTGCAAAGAATCCTCAGGAAATACTCCAGTTCTTCAACACCACCTTCTACGGATTTCAAATGTCTAACAACGAGTATTTATCCGCATTTTCATCTGATTCCATGGAGTACGAGGTGAATGAGGCCCTTGAATTTCTCATGCAGAATGGGATAATCCGTGCAACCCCTGATGGGCTTAAGGCAACTGACTTTGGAATGCTCATCGCCAAAAGCAACTACACAGTTGAGACAGCTGTTAAACTGAGGGAATTTGCACGTTCAGGTGATATTGAATCCAGCAAACTCCTCTACGAAATTTCAAGAACCCCTGATATTCCTGTTATTTCATTTAAAGGCCGTAAGAGTAAGGATCCTGTGAGGGAGAGGCTGAGCAAGGCAGGGATATTTGCAGTTGACATGGGACTGTCCGAGGCCACAGCTGCAACCCTCATGGAGTGGCTGGACGAGCGCAGTGAGTACGAGATAGAGAATGCATTCAATGTCTACGCTGCATCAACCAGGAGAACATCCTACGAAGCATCACTCCTTGTGAAGTTCTTCAGGAGGATATGTGAGGTTATGGGAATTTACACAGGTCTTGACCAGCTAGACCTCCTTTCTGCAAGGCTTTACTACGGTGTTAAGGAGGATCTTGTGCCCATGGTCCTGTCCATTAAACGTCTTGGCCGTAGAAGGGCACGTGCCCTTGTTGATGCCTTCGGAACGGATCTTCGATACGTTTCACGTGAGGAGCTTCTGCGTATTGAGGGCATAGGTCCTAAAACTGCTGAATCCATACTTAAATGGTGCAGGGAATGA